The following coding sequences are from one Coffea arabica cultivar ET-39 chromosome 11e, Coffea Arabica ET-39 HiFi, whole genome shotgun sequence window:
- the LOC113717601 gene encoding extracellular ribonuclease LE-like isoform X1, whose product MKHNLSFLIKVLALQCLAVLCASQGFDFFYFVQQWPGSYCDSKQGCCYPRTGKPASDFSIHGLWPNYDDGSYPSNCDPEAQFNPSQISDLTSRMQKDWPSLSCPSSDGLSFWSHEWEKHGTCSESILDQHDYFASALLLKRQSNLLQILKNAGIQPNGQYYSLEGIKAAIRGGIGYTPYIECNVDPSGNSQLYQIYVCVDTSGSNLIECPVLPRGKCGSRIEFPSF is encoded by the exons ATGAAACACAATCTTTCATTCTTGATTAAGGTTTTGGCCTTACAATGTCTGGCAGTCCTGTGTGCTTCTCAAGGCTTCGATTTCTTTTACTTTGTTCAACAG TGGCCCGGATCATACTGCGACAGCAAGCAAGGTTGTTGTTATCCAAGAACTGGGAAGCCAGCCTCGGATTTCAGTATTCATGGGCTTTGGCCCAATTATGATGATGGCTCCTACCCATCAAACTGTGATCCAGAAGCTCAATTTAATCCATCCCAG atttcagacCTCACGAGCAGAATGCAGAAGGACTGGCCATCACTATCCTGTCCAAGTAGTGATGGCTTGAGCTTCTGGAGCCATGAATGGGAGAAACACGGGACCTGCTCGGAATCCATCCTTGATCAGCATGATTACTTTGCATCTGCTCTACTCCTCAAAAGACAATCCAACCTCTTGCAAATCCTGAAAAATGCAG GAATTCAACCAAATGGGCAATATTACAGTTTGGAAGGCATCAAAGCGGCAATTAGAGGTGGAATTGGGTACACTCCTTATATCGAGTGCAATGTCGACCCATCTGGCAATAGCCAATTATATCAGATATACGTATGCGTCGATACATCCGGATCAAACCTCATCGAATGTCCTGTGCTGCCACGTGGCAAGTGTGGTTCCAGGATTGAATTTCCTTCATTTTAA
- the LOC113717601 gene encoding extracellular ribonuclease LE-like isoform X2: MFPIVQMWPGSYCDSKQGCCYPRTGKPASDFSIHGLWPNYDDGSYPSNCDPEAQFNPSQISDLTSRMQKDWPSLSCPSSDGLSFWSHEWEKHGTCSESILDQHDYFASALLLKRQSNLLQILKNAGIQPNGQYYSLEGIKAAIRGGIGYTPYIECNVDPSGNSQLYQIYVCVDTSGSNLIECPVLPRGKCGSRIEFPSF, encoded by the exons ATGTTTCCAATCGTACAAATG TGGCCCGGATCATACTGCGACAGCAAGCAAGGTTGTTGTTATCCAAGAACTGGGAAGCCAGCCTCGGATTTCAGTATTCATGGGCTTTGGCCCAATTATGATGATGGCTCCTACCCATCAAACTGTGATCCAGAAGCTCAATTTAATCCATCCCAG atttcagacCTCACGAGCAGAATGCAGAAGGACTGGCCATCACTATCCTGTCCAAGTAGTGATGGCTTGAGCTTCTGGAGCCATGAATGGGAGAAACACGGGACCTGCTCGGAATCCATCCTTGATCAGCATGATTACTTTGCATCTGCTCTACTCCTCAAAAGACAATCCAACCTCTTGCAAATCCTGAAAAATGCAG GAATTCAACCAAATGGGCAATATTACAGTTTGGAAGGCATCAAAGCGGCAATTAGAGGTGGAATTGGGTACACTCCTTATATCGAGTGCAATGTCGACCCATCTGGCAATAGCCAATTATATCAGATATACGTATGCGTCGATACATCCGGATCAAACCTCATCGAATGTCCTGTGCTGCCACGTGGCAAGTGTGGTTCCAGGATTGAATTTCCTTCATTTTAA